Proteins co-encoded in one Dryobates pubescens isolate bDryPub1 chromosome 4, bDryPub1.pri, whole genome shotgun sequence genomic window:
- the EFHB gene encoding EF-hand domain-containing family member B, translating into MAGQLRPVYEGKFSDRFPELLAAGKLLPTGATAASCLTEALPRPNTPAAVRKFRNTRNPAPGVERVFYGRAGDPDLASHLTHGIASRPSPSVASLINPLPKTTFQQMMQDKKEAIYFSNRQGPLGRSHDQSSMLPPGLDILNTTFGIKVIRDAPAGELINPPKTFEEVDKEAREGHDLYIVSHSDYYVGEAINRKYDSPSFSKSFAYGIKTPHFKDGRGVSRSLNWPYDIQPKKAAKVVPKQSDDFKEKFQPQLGKVLDPLVKTLNAPPDHTAGPVLRLDKSGVGDLLHCWVPSAILHGKDREIAVLTAVRQSLKKANYENFSMLLEAFRHYDKNGDGMIDKNDLRKCCFQLNVNVDDELLDSLFECCDLDKDGLINYLEFTNYLNWKDRMAVKEFEEKIVAKYQKLDALVPEDVNEKPLLKTEDPALRELGSSEKAPKPLKSNYQTTSSQYNAVVGGLPTTCYPVCGVPSIRSDLPAPRRRRINDRTNYGDEGNAYSLLFPSVFSQKGVSERDLFKTRPKAEIAQILHNIGMNIAEERLEEIWKQTQEKHPKEEICVESISNVLDEIHRSHTETSC; encoded by the exons ATGGCCGGGCAGCTGCGACCGGTCTATGAGGGGAAGTTCTCAGACAGGTTTCCCGAGCTATTGGCC gctggaaagttGCTTCCCACTGGTGCTACAGCTGCAAGTTGCCTCACTGAGGCTTTGCCCAGG CCCAACACTCCAGCCGCCGTGCGGAAGTTCCGAAATACAAGGAATCCAGCCCCAGGCGTCGAGAGGGTGTTCTACGGCAGAGCAGGCGATCCGGACCTTGCGTCTCACCTGACACATGGCATAGCATCACGGCCTTCACCCAGT GTAGCATCATTGATAAACCCACTGCCTAAAACCACTTTTCAGCAAATGATGCAAGACAAGAAAGAAGCAATTTACTTCAGTAATCGTCAGGGGCCCTTGGGCAGATCACATGATCAATCTTCCATGTTACCTCCTGGCTTGGATATACTTAATACTACATTTGGAATAAAAGTCATCCGAG ATGCACCAGCTGGAGAGCTTATAAACCCACCAAAAACTTTTGAGGAAGTGGATAAAGAAGCCAGAGAAGGACATGATCTGTACATTGTGTCACACAGTGACTATTATGTGG gaGAAGCTATCAATAGGAAGTATGACTCACCAAGCTTCAGCAAGTCTTTTGCTTATGGAATAAAAACTCCTCACTTTAAAGATGGACGAGGTGTATCCAGATCCTTAAACTGGCCCTATGATATTCAACC CAAGAAAGCAGCCAAAGTGGTACCAAAGCAAAGTGATGATTTCAAGGAAAAATTTCAGCCTCAGCTTGGAAAAGTCCTTGATCCATTAGTAA AAACGCTGAATGCTCCCCCAGACCACACCGCCGGACCAGTACTCCGTCTAGATAAAAGCG GAGTTGGTGATCTCCTTCACTGCTGGGTTCCAAGTGCGATCCTCCATGGTAAAGACAGAGAGATAGCTGTCTTGACTGCAGTTCGGCAGAGCTTGAAGAAAGCTAACTATGAAAATTTCAGCATGTTGCTAGAAGCATTCAGACATTATGATAAG AATGGTGATGGCATGATAGACAAGAACGACCTACGGAAGTGCTGCTTTCAGCTTAACGTGAATGTAGATGATGAGCTCCTAGATTCCTTATTTGAGTGCTGTGATTTGGATAAAGATGGTCTGATTAATTACCTGGAGTTCACAAACTACCTGAACTGGAAAGACAGAATGGCTGTCAAAGAGTTTGAAGAAAAAATAGTTGCAAAAT ATCAAAAACTAGATGCTCTTGTACCTGAAGATGTGAATGAGAAGCCCCTGCTGAAGACAGAGGATCCTGCATTAAGAGAACTGGGAAGCTCAGAAAAGGCACCCAAACCACTTAAATCAAATTATCAAACAACTTCTTCGCAGTATAATGCTGTAGTAGGTGGTCTCCCAACAACCT GTTATCCAGTGTGTGGTGTTCCAAGCATTCGCTCAGATCTTCCCGCTCCTCGAAGACGCCGCATCAATGACAGGACTAATTATGGTGATGAGGGCAATGCTTATTCGTTATTGTTCCCTTCTGTCTTCAGTCAAAAAGGAGTGTCTGAAAGAGACTTATTTAAAACAAGACCAAAGGCAGAG ATTGCACAAATTCTCCACAACATTGGCATGAACATTGCAGAGGAAAGGCTTGAAGAGATATGGAAGCAAACCCAAGAGAAACATCCAAAAGAAGAGATCTGTGTGGAAAGCATCAGCAACGTACTGGATGAGATACACAGATCACACACAGAAACCAGCTGCTAA